The window CCCATAGGAAAAAACTGACGACCAGCAGGAACCCGATGATGAGTAGAGCGATGATGTCTAACAAATCATCGTTAGCGAAAGTAAGGTATAATTCATAGATGGTATCCACCTACAACCAGTCTTCCAGCCATGAGGCGCAGTCTGTCCCGCACTGATCGTGAACTGCAGTAGAATTAGACCGACTGTCACTAGAGCTGCACCGATCCAATCTATCCGCTTATCATCCGAATGAGGTACGTCGGAGGGTATGGTGAATAACGCTACGACCGATATGAAGAATGCTAGTCCCGCGAGCAAGAAAAGAGCGCCTCTCCAGGTATTTCTGCAATGTGATTTCCTTCTGTGAGCGAAATGCGCAATAGATTCAATACGGCGCCAAGGAAGGGCGGTTCACAGACTCACTTGACATAAGATACGAATAGACCACCAATGATCAATCCTATCGCTCCTCCAACAGGTGCTCCAGCAGAGAAACATGCAAAAGCCGTTGATCTGGCTTTACCAGTAAAGTTCTGGGCGATGATACCCACAGCACTCGGTGTGCTAGGTCACATGTCAGCTAAAACTCACACCTGATATCTggtaactcacctcatagCTGCTCCACAGCCCGCCAGAGCCCTCGTGACTACCAACCCGGCGCCATTTTTCATAAATCCTCCAATCATTGTCCAGAGCGCAAACCACAGTACTCCAGTGACAAACACAAGCTTTCTTCCATGTACATCTGCCAATCTCCCACTCAGCAACAAGAAACATCCGTTGGTGAGCGAATAGGCAGATGCGATCCATTGTAAATCCGAATCGATCATATGCAAATCAGTTTGGATAGTCGGTAATCCGATGTTGAGAGCTTGAGACCCAGCTGATGACATACACAGCGTGAATGTCACTGTGGCAGCTACGAGGAACAGTCTGGCGGGAGATAGTGGCTGAGCACTAGGTGGTGGAAGGTCGGAATCGTCGATAGCTACTCTCGACAAAGTCTGAGAGAGGTCGACATCGTTGGCATTCTGAGGAGATGTACTTTTGTTAGGTATTTCGGAGATGCCCTGTTGAGGCAAGCCGGGGAGTTGATGCATCTCTGATACGGGATTTGTCGAGTgctttccatctttctcgaGTTCTTCAGTCGGTACAGATGTCGATGGACCAGCCGTGGTCGCGTTTTGTTGAGATCCGAGATTATCGGTCATTGCGTTTGTAGGTTTTCGCGTTTTCGTGTTCAGCTATACAATTGTCCTGATATTTTCGCTTCTTCACAGTCGATCACTCTACAAAAGTCTTCTCTGTCCGTTATACACAATCTCTAAATATATGAACATCTGGTCGATAGATACGAAGTAGAAGtaaaaggaagaggagcaAGTCAAATATGGAAAATCTCTGACAAAGTTTGAGGTGCGCTGCATCAACTTTTCCACTCTTCTCATCAGATCACcagatcaacagatcaacTGTCGCTCTAGTCCGACTCGGCCGGAGCTCGATCCCGACAGACCCTTTCCGGCGGAAACAAATATCCCACCCAACCTGCCATCgagatttgatcttgagctgTTGACGATCTCACACATAAAGAGGTACATATGGTAAAGTTCACTCTGGACCATACTCATCAAGTTGCTCTCCCTACCCATCCCATATACCGCTATAAGATGACAAAGAAATCAGTCGTAGTCACAGGTAATATCTCAGCTGCACAATAGCATCTCTGCCTCGCATGCtgacctcatcatcatccattaGGCGCATCGGGTTTACTTGGTCGAGCGGTAGTGTCCCACTTCCAAGctcaaggtgatgaaggttAGTCAACTGCCCCCGGTCCTAGGTGCTCGGATGTTGTTTTTTCGAAGATCGAAAGACCGAatagctgatgaagtgaCGGTGGTCAGTGATCAAACTTGCCAACTCTCGAGCTAAGAAAGATGCAAGCTACACTAAACTTGATTTAATGGACAAAGAAGCTGTGAATGGGTTCTTCCAGACCCATCCTACCAtagatggtgagctatatTGTCCCCTTACACGTACTCTGATGAAATGCCAGCTGACTGAATGAACCTATAGTGGTGGTGCATTGTGCGTTAGCTGATCGGTCTTTAGGGGATAACAATCTATTCGGACAGCTAACACACTGTGAACAGGTGCCGCTGAAAGAAGACCGGACGTTGCTGAGGCCGTGAgtctcatatatatataagcTGCTCCCCATGGGCTCCTCATGTAAAGCAAAGAAATCCAACAGCTGATCACATGACATTACCTTGACTTACAGGATCCTGAAAAAGCAGCCCAAGTGAGTTTCGCAGGCAGtgttgttgatcatctgtagACTGGACATTTAACGATAACAATGACAACAGATCAATGCAGAAGTTCCTGCGCACTTATCAGCTTTAGCGAACCAACGAAAGTTCCTCTTGATCTACATCTCAACGGATTACGTGTTCAACGGTAAAAAGTAagcttctccctctcctcttctctttgatGAGAGCATAAGCTGACTTGGACTCCTTGCTTGATAGTCCACCTTACGAGGTAGATGCTCAACCTGACCCTCTGCAGATGTATGGCCGACAGaagttggatggtgagaaagcTGTATTAGcggagagggagaaaggtGCGAAAGTCACTGTTTTGAGGGTCCCCATCCTGTGAGTCAGCTAACAAGTGCTCGAATCGAACGCTGCAACAGAAGACGACCATGGCTGATGTACCTGTCATACCAAAAGATACGGTAAGACTGAATATAATGCTGAATCTGCGGTAAACATCTTGCGAGATGGTGAGTACTTTCACGTCAAACCGATTGGCTCCAATGACATTTTtaagatcaagctcatcattGTTATCATGTCATACATCTAGTTGTTGAAGATCAGTCGGGAAAGAAGTACAAGATGGATGCCTACCAAGTTAGATTCCCTACGAATGTCGAAGATGTAGCTAGGGTCTTATTTGATTTATCTCGTGAGTCGATTTTAGGAGATTGTCTGATTGTGTCCAGGCTATACCCTGTACAATCGAATAGATAGCTTCTCTTCATTCAGAATATGAGAAAATAATTCCAAACTGATATTCACCAATATCTTGCCAGACCTCGATAAACCCCTTCCTTCGATCCTTCATTACGCGACGCCTTCACCTGCTCTGACAAAATACGATATGACGCAATTAATTGCTCAACACCTCAAGCTTCCCATTGATCATATAATCAAAGATACCAACAAACCTGGTCCTGACGCTACACCTCGTCCAGAGAATACTCAATTATCTaccaaagctttgaaagagcTAGGTGTGGATGTAGGGGAAAGGAAGCGTTTTGGGGACTGGTGGGGTGATTATATAGCTGAAGGGAAATGATCGCTCGTTAGCTATCTGCGTATAAATTAGTATGCTGCTCTCTTAGTCTGCTCTTGTAGTCAGGTCAACAAATTACGCGGCTAGTTTATAGGTAGGTAAGGTTATAAAACTCTTAAAATGCATGCAAATGATGAGGAATAGACATGTAACAATGAACACAAGAAAAACACCGCGACAAAACCAAATCCCACAAAATTGACCTAAGCTTTAGACCTCCTCTTCTCAGTCATTTTCTTACTTTTTGGTAATTTTATCTGACCGTTCGAAGAATtgttatcatctttcttatcaGCTTTGGAAGCGACCGGCTTGGCCGACACTTTGATACCCTTTTTCTTCAATGCTCTTCGTTTACTCTCTACAACAACAGATAAAAAAGTTATAAACATGTGTATCTCAGTCGACCAGGGAAAGACGagtaactcaccttcgatcaACGcttgatcctcctcatcatcgaatttATTAATATCtccaacttcctcctcaacgatcataccatcatcattcaatttCTTGACCggcttttcatcttcttcctcgactgCAGAAGATTTGCCTCCCTTCTTTCGCTTCTCAACTTTGAACTTGGCAACGAAGAATCCATCCATGTTATGTTTGTGAGGGTAGAACTGCAAATCGATAGTCCTCTCGTCAGCACATAATAGATAATCTTGTGCTTCTTGAAGCCCAATGTGGATTGAAATTAGCTCACCCTCCTTGTTAAGGAAACACTAGGGTTGAAATTCTTTCCTTCAAAACTCTTAAATCCTTCTACACCGAACTCCAATCCTGTCTCTACCAACTTCACATTAGGTCTCTTTCTTAATGCATAATCCACCACAGACTCATTCTCGTCAACGGTCACCGAACATGTCGAGTATACCACGTATCCACCAGTAGATGAGTTGGGGTTGACAGAGTCGATAGCGCAAAGGATCAGTTGTTTCTGAAGATGAGCGAGGAGTTGGAAATCTCTTTCGGTCTAAACTcattggaattgatcagctttgcaGTAACGAATGTGGtgtcagaagagaagaaatacAGTCTGATTGCATGAAaacttcactcaccttattGACTTTCACACTAGCATCCTTGGAGATAACACCCGTTCCACTACAAGGAGCATCTAACAGCACTCTATCGAACCCACCTATCACCTTCGGGAACTCCCTCGCATCGTAATTCGAAACAATCACATTTTTACATCCCATTCTATGTATGTTTGCTGTCAAACTCTTTGTTCGAAGTTTATTAGAATCGTTCGCAAATATTATACCGGTGTTTTGTAATAACGCGGAGATGTAGGTGGTTTTACCTCCTGGGGCAGAGGCCATATCTAACACTCTTTCATTAGGTTGAGGAGAAAGGGCAATAACgggtaagaaggatgaagcGGCTTGTAACATGTAATGACCAGCTAAGTATTCTGGTGTAGCTCCGATAGGTACTTGGGATTCGAATACTTGTAAACCGACTTTGGACCATTTACCAATAGGTTCCAGTGTAACTCCTCGGTTTATCAGTGCTTGAGCCAAGTCACGACGACGGGTACGGAGAGTGTTAGCTCGGATGGTCACTGGACGAGGAGATTCGTTAGATTCGAAGAATGCCAATGCCTATATCGAAAGTATAGAAAGATCAGTACGAAAGCTAGTgcgatgggaagagagaCAGCTATTTACCTCATCGGCAGGGAAGAGTTTCATCAATTTGCCAACTAGGAATGTGTTGTATCCGAAATACGTAGCGATATCATGTTGAAGCTGTAAcaaatgatctgatctggatCTGTAAGATCGATGACACCGATCGGTAAGCTATCGACATAGTAGAAACTTGATAGCTTTGATGGAAATACGACCACTCACTTTCCTGGAACACCTTTCGAcatcttatcatctttacccAAACAAACACCTACCAACCACCTCATTCGCTGCTCTACCTCTCTAAGACTTGTACCATGTTCGagctcctcctcttcaccacctctgTCAACCGCAGGTAAGGTATACGTCTCTTCCAGGTCATCTTCCAAGTTGGTCTGTATattatcttcgtcatcctcatcctcgtcctcggCCGCTGCGGCCATCTcagtatcttcatcatcttcagaggCGAATGCcgaatcttcttcatcaccttcatcttcgtcttcgtcaaattcatcatctagcatttcatcatcctcgtcatccgaGCCCAGATCAAACTCATCTcctaattcttcatcttcttcatctgaagGTGCTTCGTCGAGATCGAACGCATGTTGTCCAAGAGGTAGAGATTCACCGTCATCATTGAGGTCCTACAAAGAGCACACTCGATGTCAGAATAACGTCACCCTTATCAAAAATAGTGAACAAAAAGCTTAcctcgtcttcaccttctgaaTCGGAAACTTCCAACTGCTTGACAGGTCCTGAACGTTCCTCGaaatcttcctcatcagatCTGCGCCGACAATATATTTTAGCTGGTATCCACTATGTACAAGGGAGGAATCAACTCACGAGGCAGGCTTTTTGCCTTTCTTTGTACTCTTCACTTTAACAgtctcttcctcgtcttccgATAATTCTCTATTCAACACAAATCAGCCTGCTATCTTTGCAGATGTGTATCGAAAACAAGCCAGTTTGAAAGGTGATACAAACCCAGGTTGTAAAGCCTCATCCAaatcactatcatcctcatcaacttcatctaccttctttctcctgtGAGCAGGCAAAGGTTTCCTGCCTAACGATCCTTTCtgagctttgatcttcttctgatcattTGAAGCAGCGGACGAAGgagccttcttctttttggcCTGTTGTCTTCGCGAAGTAGATGATTTATCGGGTACACTGCCAGGTAAAGGCTTGACGTCGGCTTGCTTGTTCTTGGCTCTTCTACCCATCTTTGCTAGTTTATCGAATGGTTTAttggtgattggtatatCAGTGGTAGTCAAGAATCTCTATCTATCTTACTCCAAAACAAACTTTTTGAAAGAGGTGGACATGGAATTCACGCATCCGCTTAAACTTTTTCAACATTTCACGGCGAATTTAAATCACAATCCCATTTAGTATTGATGGTAAGGTGGAGATGTCCGCTCCCTCCGAGGGGTCAACTTGGTGAGCGTGTTGATGAGAGTGACACTCTCTAGTCAATCTGATTGATGCATGAAACGAAAGATAGACAGACAGTTGCCATCTTGTTCATATCACGAACTTCTACGCGAAGCACCAGAAACGTCAACATGGAGACTCCCACAAAAGAGGCTTCTCCGGCCTTACAGCCCCTACCTCAGATGCAGGGAGATACACCCACTCCTTCCGTGTTGGAAGGTGCGGAAACACCTATAGCTGGACCGTCGTCTACACCCGTACCAGCAACTATTAAACGGACTTATACCAAGaaatcaaaggtgagctgagtaTACCTTCCCCTGCGATCACAGGGGGCAAACAAGCTGACAAATGCGGAACGGTCAACGGTATAGGCGAAAGTCGAAGGTCTTATGGCATATACATCAGCCTTCGTACCGGGGATGTACAATATCAAAATCCCTGCTGGAGATTACCTccaaaaggaaaggaatatAGATGTAGCTCGACAGATGAGTGTATCAAGAGCAAAGCAGGAGAAGGcagatatcgaagaggagaaacagaagaaggtagCTGAAGGAGCAGAAAAGCCAGAAGTGAGCTACGTTCCTCTGTATTATTCGAATTTGATACAAGCTCGCAAGTATGGCCTAGCTGACAAGTAAGATAGGTAAATCCATTAAATTACACATTGATTATACATCCCGGATCGAGAAACCTCCGTATAGGTAGAGCATCCGATTTTTACCCCAAAGAAATCCCAAATTGCATTGCCAGGCCTGTCAAGGCTATAAACAGAGGGTACGATCCTCCTGTTCCTGGAAGTAGAGCTAAGAGAATCGCCGAGCGTGCTTTGGAGAAAAGGCAAaataagaagaggaagaatgatgTTGGGGAAGATGTACATATGAACGGGAATGGTGATAGCAATGTtcatggagaagatggaagtgatgaagatgatggagaaggagaatggatCGATCCTGTAAGCTTTACATTCAGCATATACCTGCCAAACGCCAGCTTACACAAGCTTATATTCTTGTGCGCTTTTTAGGTGGATACAAACATAGGTCACCTGAGGGAATACCTCCGACATCGATTGGTTCAAGAGAGATTGGCAACAGATTGGAAAGAAGGTACAAGAGTGAAAGCTACCAATGCTAAAGTGAAACCTGAAAATTTACCAGAACATAACGATCCATACAGGATAGATTGGACAGAATCAGATAATCGACCTTTCTACATTGGTACAGAAGTAAGCTTCTGGTCTGTTCCTTCCTTGGGtaaagatgaagctgattggAAATGACGGAACCAGGCTTTACGATTACCTGAAAAGGCAGTATACAAAGTCAGATATCCAATCTTACAGCGTAACTTCAATAACAGGGATTGGAGTTCATCACAATTACTCTTAGATGATATTTCCACCATAATACAGGAATCACTCAGGACGGAATTAAGTATCACACCAAAGGATTATTCTGTAAGCCACAAATTCGAAAGCCGCCTCTAGGTCAGTGAAGCTAATGAAATATTGTAGAGATACTCTGTGGTGTTTATTATACCTGATCATGGGGATAGGGTGTACGTGCAGGAGATGACCAATCTTTTCTTGACTACAATGGCGTTCAAGGAGATTGCTGTGCATCAGGTAAGCGGACACTTTTCCACCCGATGTACAATTCTGGCTCACGATGTATGATCAATATTGCAGGAAGCATATTGTGCAATATTCAGTGCAGGGATGTCTTCAGCTTGTGTAGTGGATGTTGGTGCTCAGTCGACTTCGGTGACACTCGTGGATGAGGGTCTGCTCAACGCAGATACCAGGTAAGCTCAGCATCGTATCGATTTTAGTGTATGACAGCTTATGATCTACTATGTGCTTAGAATCAAGCTCAACTACGGAGGTGATGATATAACCTCAGCATTAGTGACCATTCTCCAACGTTCGAATTTCCCCTATAAGGAATTGGATCTGGCCAGAAGTCAAGATTGGATCATGATGGATAATCTGAAGAACAAAATATGCACTTTGGAAGAGGTCAGTCAGGAAATGAACAGTTACATAAGTGCCAAGCTGACATTCAGGTCATAGCATCTGGTCGCTAATACTCCTTGGGACTTCTACGTGTTGAAGACGGAAGGGTTGACACAGAAATATGTATTCAGGACATATGATGAGAATATCCTGGCACCTTTGGTAAGATTTCGTATTTCGCGCACGGTTGAAGAGCTGATTCATAACTGTACACCTACTCATAGATATTCTTCGACACTCGTCTTATAGATTTCAAAGAGAAAAAGGGTCATGGAAAATTCAGGCTTTGGGGAATCTCCGATGATAAAGTGACGGATGACCTGACTTCAAGCTATGAAGAGCCGGTAAGTCAGCTGTGTATTGATCAGAAAATCGTGCCATGCAGCTGACATCGAGTCTAATAGACCGGAGCAATGAAAGCTTgtaccactcacctcttacCGCCCCCACCTGCTGCCGACATTGCCCCAATCGATAATTCCGAGACAAGCAATGGAGACGGGGAAAACAAGGCGAACGCTAATGAGACTGGTCATGCTACACCCGACGTGAAGACAACCAAAGAATCGACTCCTGCGCCTGTCCCCGCTCCAAGCCACTCGCAGACTTCCACAAGCTCAACCCCTGTGCCGGAGAGAACGGCGCCCTCAGTCACTCCTGTACCTGCTACCACAAATGACCAACCTGCTCTCCCCAAACCTGCTGTGCCGGAATTATCAGCTCAGCAGATCATCACTGAAgcatccaaatcacctttagACGCTGCGATCGCTGCTTCCATCTCAATGGCTGGAACGGAGAATAAAGCGAAGACTGCAGCTAACAGTATATTGTTGATAGGAGGAGGTTCCGCTTTGAAAGGTCTGGGAAGCTTCATCGCTGACAGGTGAGCCATCCTTTCTGAGAACAatgcttcttcttgtcaGGATGAAactgatagctgatatcatttgCAAATATCTCTAGGTTGCCTCCTCTCCTGCGACAAAAAGGATTCCCCATATCGGATGTCTCGATCGTTCCTCCACCGCGTAATTTGAATCCCAGATATGTGAGCTGGAAAGGTGCCTCGGTGATGTGTAATTTGGAGAGTCTGAGTGATATGTGGATAAGAAAGGATGAGTGGGACGCTATAGGTACGAGGTCCTTGAAAGATAGGTATTTGTTCTATTAATCTCACTTATGTACACGCTGTCATCTCATGACTATTTGAATCCCATCATCCTTTGGACTTCCGCCACGGAATGATACACCAGGTGTTCTCAGATCTA of the Kwoniella mangroviensis CBS 8507 chromosome 3, whole genome shotgun sequence genome contains:
- a CDS encoding dTDP-4-dehydrorhamnose reductase, giving the protein MTKKSVVVTGASGLLGRAVVSHFQAQGDEVIKLANSRAKKDASYTKLDLMDKEAVNGFFQTHPTIDGAAERRPDVAEADPEKAAQINAEVPAHLSALANQRKFLLIYISTDYVFNGKNPPYEVDAQPDPLQMYGRQKLDGEKAVLAEREKGAKVTVLRVPILYGKTEYNAESAVNILRDVVEDQSGKKYKMDAYQVRFPTNVEDVARVLFDLSHLDKPLPSILHYATPSPALTKYDMTQLIAQHLKLPIDHIIKDTNKPGPDATPRPENTQLSTKALKELGVDVGERKRFGDWWGDYIAEGK